In the genome of Thalassospira sp. ER-Se-21-Dark, one region contains:
- a CDS encoding type II toxin-antitoxin system Phd/YefM family antitoxin has protein sequence MDITKDIRPLTEFKRETAQFTKRLKETGKPAFLTVNGKASLVVMDAGAWQEMQNRLEYADSVAGIRRGLTQIDQGEGEDATDFFATLSDPAA, from the coding sequence GGACATTCGTCCACTAACCGAGTTCAAACGCGAAACAGCGCAATTCACCAAACGGCTCAAGGAAACGGGTAAACCCGCCTTTCTGACCGTCAATGGCAAGGCAAGCCTCGTCGTAATGGATGCGGGCGCGTGGCAGGAGATGCAAAACCGGCTTGAATACGCCGATAGCGTTGCTGGCATCCGCAGAGGGTTGACCCAGATTGATCAGGGCGAAGGGGAAGACGCCACGGATTTCTTTGCCACGCTTTCCGACCCGGCAGCATAA